Part of the Arvicanthis niloticus isolate mArvNil1 chromosome 2, mArvNil1.pat.X, whole genome shotgun sequence genome, TGATTAAGTTAAGTgataaaacagtaaaatatttgTGAAGATCCTACAAGCATATAATGCATAAGGTTTATCAAtatctttaaattataattagaaaTTATTAATGCTCCACAGTTACGTTTCCTAACACAAATAACTGACAtttcattatatattaaattCTATTTAAGCTAAAgaattacacacatatatttttgatattacatGCTATTTGTCCAGatgaacacaaatatttaaagcaTGGATTTAATGTGCATATCTTAATTTCCAGTTATGACATAACTTTTAAAATCCCATTCTGAGATATGTTCAAACTATGTTTTTGTAAGTGAAGGTCCActgaactagaaagaaaaaaaagtctgtcaGTTTTGTACCAAGAGAGAAGCTGAAGAAATGCTCAGtagaaaaaatgtatttaaatatttagcaactgtgttattttaatttctggGTGCACTCTCTCTTCTTCACAACTCTCATGACAGCACTTTTCActtctttgtttctgagactATAAATGAGTGGGTTCAGCATGGGGATCACAATAGTATAAAAGACAGAAGCTACTTGATCCTTTCCCAAGGAGTAGGACTTACTTGGTTTTAAATAAGTAAAGATCATGGTACCATAAAAAACAGTGACTCCTATAAGATGTGAGGCACAAGTGGAGAAGGCTTTGTGCTTACCTGAAGAAGAATTTATCTTCAAAATTGTAGAGAGAATAGACACATAGGATGAGGATATTGTGATCAGGGACAGCAATAGAGTAGAACCAGCTAAAATGAATATAGTGGCTTCTGCATCATAGGTGTCACTGCAGGATAGAGCTAAAATTGGGAATGTGTCACAAAAGAAGTGATGAATTACCTTGGAGTTGCAGAAATTCAGTGTGCTTAAGCAAAAGACAGTGACAGAGGAATCCATCGCCCCAATCATGTAGGACCCAGTGATGAGCGCATATGAGCGCCTAGGGGACATAATAACTGGATAGTGTAGAGGGTTGcaaatggccacatagcggtcataggccattgAGGAGAGTATAAAACATTCAGCAGCTGCCAATAGGACAAAGAAATACAATTGGATGAAGCATCCCATGAAGGAAATATGCTTTATGGAGGTCAACAGGTTCTGTAAGGTTTTAGGTGTGATGACAGTTGAGTAACTGAGGTCAAGGAATGACAAGTGGGTGAGGAAAAAGTACATTGGTGTGTGAAGCTGAGCATCTAGATGAATGATCAGCATCATGCCTGTGTTCCCCAACACAGTGATCAGGTATATCAGGAGAAACAGCACAGAGAGGACCAGCTGAATCTCCTTGGAATCTGTCAGTCCCACAAGCATGAACTCAGGTTCATTTGTATGATTCCAGGCATTCATAGTGAACAGTCCTAAAATGTGGAAATGTTAAATACAATACTTAGCCTGAATTTCAGAaaagtatttgtttatatgtgtctAAAGTTCTTCTTATAATTGTATTATCCCTTAaacttcatattattttatagtttgcAGTTGTAAGAAATTTAACTGACCAAATAGGTGGATACATGAAGCATCATTTGACTGTGATCTCATATACATTAGCATACTTCATAATGTTAGTGAAATTGGTAACATTCCGAATAAATTCCTTAAGACTACAGAAAACATTATACTGTATAAACTACCTGTTTATTTCATATTAGGCAAATATCAGAAAAGATCAAATTAACAAATAAGAATTAATACATTTGGGTTTTTGAGTACATAATAAGACTTTGACATCAGAgtctatttataattttatgtttttaattttttttactaattgAGCAATCTCAATTGAATATTGGACATATGATAAACAAAACTTGGAAATAAACAATTTATCTTCAATTACTAATTTTTTAATGATGTCAATAACTttaattacaaataaagtttttactttttaagaataTAATAGACTCTAATAAGATAGATAATTATTAATTGTGACATGATGTCTTTAATTCCTGAAAATCCAAAATCAATGACTTCTAAAA contains:
- the LOC117704192 gene encoding olfactory receptor 8H1-like isoform X1; protein product: MNAWNHTNEPEFMLVGLTDSKEIQLVLSVLFLLIYLITVLGNTGMMLIIHLDAQLHTPMYFFLTHLSFLDLSYSTVITPKTLQNLLTSIKHISFMGCFIQLYFFVLLAAAECFILSSMAYDRYVAICNPLHYPVIMSPRRSYALITGSYMIGAMDSSVTVFCLSTLNFCNSKVIHHFFCDTFPILALSCSDTYDAEATIFILAGSTLLLSLITISSSYVSILSTILKINSSSGKHKAFSTCASHLIGVTVFYGTMIFTYLKPSKSYSLGKDQVASVFYTIVIPMLNPLIYSLRNKEVKSAVMRVVKKRECTQKLK
- the LOC117704192 gene encoding olfactory receptor 8H1-like isoform X2, translating into MNAWNHTNEPEFMLVGLTDSKEIQLVLSVLFLLIYLITVLGNTGMMLIIHLDAQLHTPMYFFLTHLSFLDLSYSTVITPKTLQNLLTSIKHISFMGCFIQLYFFVLLAAAECFILSSMAYDRYVAICNPLHYPVIMSPRRSYALITGSYMIGAMDSSVTVFCLSTLNFCNSKVIHHFFCDTFPILALSCSDTYDAEATIFILAGSTLLLSLITISSSYVSILSTILKINSSSGLLQVATATVWS